A region of Diospyros lotus cultivar Yz01 chromosome 3, ASM1463336v1, whole genome shotgun sequence DNA encodes the following proteins:
- the LOC127796607 gene encoding uncharacterized protein LOC127796607 has protein sequence MGTRALSLSPSHSHNGFVPRIGIAQNLMAKQGVKRTAKLCRVSAKLEEQDKEPKEDPNKRKQSLFGAVTEALDFSQVRSAKDGELLEEAREATQSGGRMSREQYGALRRKIGGTYKDFFKSYIEVDGQYVEEGWVDKTCKICKKDTRGEARQVDKFGRYVHVACSEQSKSGNFFTRLFSI, from the exons ATGGGGACAAGGGCTCTCTCTCTGTCACCCTCACACTCACACAATGGTTTTGTTCCCAGAATAGGGATAGCCCAGAACTTGATGGCCAAACAGGGCGTTAAAAGAACAGCCAAATTATGCAGAGTTTCAGCAAAGCTAGAGGAGCAAGATAAGGAGCCTAAGGAAGACCCCAACAAGAGAAAGCAATCCTTGTTTGGGGCAGTGACAGAAGCTCTTGATTTTTCCCAGGTTAGGTCTGCCAAGGATGGCGAGCTTCTGGAGGAGGCCAGAGAAGCCACCCAATCCGGCGGCAGGATGAGCAGAGAACAG TATGGAGCTCTTAGAAGGAAGATTGGGGGAACATACAAGGATTTCTTTAAATCTTACATTGAAG TGGATGGACAATATGTGGAGGAAGGTTGGGTTGACAAAACATGTAAAATCTGCAAGAAAGACACGAGAGGGGAAGCCAGACAAGTGGACAAGTTTGGCAGATACGTTCATGTGGCTTGCTCGGAACAGTCTAAATCTGGGAATTTCTTTACCAGGCTCTTCTCAATATGA
- the LOC127797829 gene encoding potassium transporter 2 isoform X2 — protein MPEKMDPDYGKCWSTSKDSWKTILILAYQSLGVVYGDLSISPLYVYKSTFAEDIHHSDTNEEIFGVLSFVFWTLTLVPLFKYVFIVLRADDNGEGGTFALYSLICRHAKVSLLPNRQAADEALSTYKLEHPPERKNSSRVKVLLERHKFLHTALLILVLLGTCMVIGDGLLTPAISVFSAVSGLELSMSNHQYAVIPITCFILVCLFALQHYGTHRVGFVFAPVVLAWLLCISSLGLYNILHWNRHVYKALSPYYMFKFLRKTRKGGWMSLGGILLCITGSEAMFADLGHFSYSAIQIAFTFLVYPALILAYMGQAAYLSKHHSTIYQISFYVSVPESVRWPVLVIAILASVVGSQAIISGTFSIINQSQSLGCFPRVKVVHTSDKIHGQIYIPEINWMLMILCIAVTIGFRDTKHMGNASGLAVMAVMLVTTCLTSLVIILCWHKPPLLALCFLLFFGSIELLYFSASLIKFLEGAWLPILLALFLVTIMFVWHYATIKKYEYDLHNKVSLEWLLALGPSLGIARVPGIGVVFTDLTSGIPANFSRFVTNLPAFHRILVFVCVKSVPVPYVPPAERYLVGRVGPAAHRSYRCIVRYGYRDVHQDVDSFESELVDKLADFIHYDWSQRLTSGNEDGGSQSGGSSSECRLAVIGTVALSGTPAFEIDESLQPASVSVGFLTVESMTDVIEMEPVGVVERRVRFAVDESESDVRSEIDVQLQEELQDLLTAQQAGTAFILGHSHVKAKQGSSPLKRLAINFGYNFLRRNCRGPDVALKVPPVSLLEVGMVYIV, from the exons ATGCCTGAGAAGATGGATCCGGATTATGGAAAGTGTTGGAGCACTTCCAAG GATTCTTGGAAGACAATTTTGATCTTGGCTTACCAAAGTCTTGGCGTGGTGTATGGGGACCTCAGCATTTCCCCTCTCTATGTTTACAAGAGCACATTTGCAGAAGATATTCATCACTCAGACACCAATGAAGAGATTTTTGGAGTTCTTTCATTTGTTTTCTGGACTCTAACTCTAGTTCCTTTGTTCAAATATGTGTTTATAGTCCTTCGAGCTGATGACAATGGCGAGG GGGGTACTTTTGCCCTCTATTCCCTCATATGCAGGCATGCAAAAGTAAGTCTTCTGCCCAACCGGCAAGCTGCGGATGAAGCCCTTTCCACATATAAACTGGAGCACCCTCCAGAGAGAAAAAACAGCTCAAGGGTAAAAGTATTACTCGAGAGACACAAATTCTTGCACACAGCCTTGCTAATCTTGGTACTTCTTGGCACCTGTATGGTAATTGGAGATGGACTGCTGACTCCAGCCATTTCAG TTTTCTCTGCAGTTTCTGGCCTTGAGTTATCCATGTCTAACCACCAAT ATGCAGTGATTCCAATTACGTGCTTCATATTAGTATGCCTATTTGCACTACAGCACTATGGCACGCATCGGGTTGGTTTTGTTTTTGCACCAGTGGTACTAGCTTGGCTTCTATGCATCAGCTCTCTTGGCCTGTACAACATATTGCATTGGAATCGGCATGTTTACAAAGCTCTTTCCCCATATTATATGTTCAAGTTCTTAAGGAAGACAAGAAAAGGTGGATGGATGTCATTGGGTGGAATATTGTTGTGCATAACAG GCTCGGAGGCAATGTTTGCTGATCTTGGCCACTTTTCATATTCTGCAATTCAG ATTGCTTTCACCTTTCTGGTTTATCCAGCACTTATATTGGCATATATGGGTCAAGCTGCCTACTTGTCAAAGCATCACAGCACTATCTACCAGATCAGTTTTTATGTCTCAGTACCAG AGAGTGTAAGGTGGCCGGTTCTTGTTATAGCAATTCTTGCTTCTGTGGTGGGAAGTCAAGCAATCATAAGTGGAACATTCTCCATCATCAACCAGAGTCAATCACTTGGTTGCTTTCCAAGAGTCAAGGTTGTTCACACCTCTGATAAGATACACGGTCAAATCTATATTCCTGAGATCAACTGGATGCTAATGATCCTCTGCATTGCTGTAACCATTGGTTTTAGAGACACAAAACACATGGGAAATGCATCAG GGTTAGCAGTGATGGCTGTGATGCTTGTAACCACATGTCTCACTTCCTTGGTTATTATCCTTTGTTGGCACAAGCCCCCTCTTCTGGCTCTTTGCTTTCTACTCTTTTTTGGCTCTATTGAGTTACTATATTTCTCAGCTTCTCTCATTAAATTCCTGGAGGGTGCCTGGCTCCCAATCCTCTTAGCACTCTTTCTAGTTACCATCATGTTTGTTTGGCATTATGCCACGATCAAGAAATATGAATATGATCTCCACAACAAGGTTTCATTAGAGTGGTTATTAGCCTTGGGCCCAAGCTTGGGCATCGCTCGAGTCCCTGGGATTGGCGTAGTCTTCACTGATCTGACCTCTGGCATCCCTGCAAATTTCTCTCGTTTTGTCACCAACCTTCCTGCCTTCCACCGCATCCTCGTCTTTGTCTGTGTAAAATCAGTTCCTGTCCCTTATGTCCCTCCTGCTGAGCGGTATCTTGTGGGTCGAGTGGGTCCTGCAGCTCATCGTTCTTACAGATGTATTGTCCGCTATGGGTACCGTGATGTTCACCAGGATGTTGATTCTTTCGAATCTGAACTCGTTGACAAACTGGCTGATTTTATCCACTATGACTGGTCTCAGAGGCTCACTTCAGGGAACGAGGATGGTGGATCTCAATCTGGCGGATCATCAAGCGAGTGTAGATTGGCAGTGATAGGAACAGTGGCGCTCTCTGGAACACCAGCATTTGAGATAGATGAGAGCTTGCAGCCAGCAAGTGTATCTGTCGGTTTCCTAACTGTAGAGAGCATGACAGATGTCATCGAGATGGAGCCTGTTGGTGTTGTCGAAAGACGAGTGAGGTTTGCAGTTGATGAGTCTGAATCTGATGTGCGGTCTGAAATTGATGTGCAGTTGCAGGAAGAGCTGCAAGATTTGCTCACAGCTCAACAGGCTGGAACTGCATTCATCCTTGGGCATTCCCACGTTAAGGCGAAACAAGGATCATCTCCTCTGAAGAGACTGGCAATTAATTTCGGATACAATTTCCTGAGGAGGAATTGCCGGGGGCCGGATGTGGCACTCAAGGTACCTCCAGTGTCCCTTCTTGAGGTTGGCATGGTCTATATTGTCTAG
- the LOC127797829 gene encoding potassium transporter 2 isoform X1, which yields MPEKMDPDYGKCWSTSKKDSWKTILILAYQSLGVVYGDLSISPLYVYKSTFAEDIHHSDTNEEIFGVLSFVFWTLTLVPLFKYVFIVLRADDNGEGGTFALYSLICRHAKVSLLPNRQAADEALSTYKLEHPPERKNSSRVKVLLERHKFLHTALLILVLLGTCMVIGDGLLTPAISVFSAVSGLELSMSNHQYAVIPITCFILVCLFALQHYGTHRVGFVFAPVVLAWLLCISSLGLYNILHWNRHVYKALSPYYMFKFLRKTRKGGWMSLGGILLCITGSEAMFADLGHFSYSAIQIAFTFLVYPALILAYMGQAAYLSKHHSTIYQISFYVSVPESVRWPVLVIAILASVVGSQAIISGTFSIINQSQSLGCFPRVKVVHTSDKIHGQIYIPEINWMLMILCIAVTIGFRDTKHMGNASGLAVMAVMLVTTCLTSLVIILCWHKPPLLALCFLLFFGSIELLYFSASLIKFLEGAWLPILLALFLVTIMFVWHYATIKKYEYDLHNKVSLEWLLALGPSLGIARVPGIGVVFTDLTSGIPANFSRFVTNLPAFHRILVFVCVKSVPVPYVPPAERYLVGRVGPAAHRSYRCIVRYGYRDVHQDVDSFESELVDKLADFIHYDWSQRLTSGNEDGGSQSGGSSSECRLAVIGTVALSGTPAFEIDESLQPASVSVGFLTVESMTDVIEMEPVGVVERRVRFAVDESESDVRSEIDVQLQEELQDLLTAQQAGTAFILGHSHVKAKQGSSPLKRLAINFGYNFLRRNCRGPDVALKVPPVSLLEVGMVYIV from the exons ATGCCTGAGAAGATGGATCCGGATTATGGAAAGTGTTGGAGCACTTCCAAG AAGGATTCTTGGAAGACAATTTTGATCTTGGCTTACCAAAGTCTTGGCGTGGTGTATGGGGACCTCAGCATTTCCCCTCTCTATGTTTACAAGAGCACATTTGCAGAAGATATTCATCACTCAGACACCAATGAAGAGATTTTTGGAGTTCTTTCATTTGTTTTCTGGACTCTAACTCTAGTTCCTTTGTTCAAATATGTGTTTATAGTCCTTCGAGCTGATGACAATGGCGAGG GGGGTACTTTTGCCCTCTATTCCCTCATATGCAGGCATGCAAAAGTAAGTCTTCTGCCCAACCGGCAAGCTGCGGATGAAGCCCTTTCCACATATAAACTGGAGCACCCTCCAGAGAGAAAAAACAGCTCAAGGGTAAAAGTATTACTCGAGAGACACAAATTCTTGCACACAGCCTTGCTAATCTTGGTACTTCTTGGCACCTGTATGGTAATTGGAGATGGACTGCTGACTCCAGCCATTTCAG TTTTCTCTGCAGTTTCTGGCCTTGAGTTATCCATGTCTAACCACCAAT ATGCAGTGATTCCAATTACGTGCTTCATATTAGTATGCCTATTTGCACTACAGCACTATGGCACGCATCGGGTTGGTTTTGTTTTTGCACCAGTGGTACTAGCTTGGCTTCTATGCATCAGCTCTCTTGGCCTGTACAACATATTGCATTGGAATCGGCATGTTTACAAAGCTCTTTCCCCATATTATATGTTCAAGTTCTTAAGGAAGACAAGAAAAGGTGGATGGATGTCATTGGGTGGAATATTGTTGTGCATAACAG GCTCGGAGGCAATGTTTGCTGATCTTGGCCACTTTTCATATTCTGCAATTCAG ATTGCTTTCACCTTTCTGGTTTATCCAGCACTTATATTGGCATATATGGGTCAAGCTGCCTACTTGTCAAAGCATCACAGCACTATCTACCAGATCAGTTTTTATGTCTCAGTACCAG AGAGTGTAAGGTGGCCGGTTCTTGTTATAGCAATTCTTGCTTCTGTGGTGGGAAGTCAAGCAATCATAAGTGGAACATTCTCCATCATCAACCAGAGTCAATCACTTGGTTGCTTTCCAAGAGTCAAGGTTGTTCACACCTCTGATAAGATACACGGTCAAATCTATATTCCTGAGATCAACTGGATGCTAATGATCCTCTGCATTGCTGTAACCATTGGTTTTAGAGACACAAAACACATGGGAAATGCATCAG GGTTAGCAGTGATGGCTGTGATGCTTGTAACCACATGTCTCACTTCCTTGGTTATTATCCTTTGTTGGCACAAGCCCCCTCTTCTGGCTCTTTGCTTTCTACTCTTTTTTGGCTCTATTGAGTTACTATATTTCTCAGCTTCTCTCATTAAATTCCTGGAGGGTGCCTGGCTCCCAATCCTCTTAGCACTCTTTCTAGTTACCATCATGTTTGTTTGGCATTATGCCACGATCAAGAAATATGAATATGATCTCCACAACAAGGTTTCATTAGAGTGGTTATTAGCCTTGGGCCCAAGCTTGGGCATCGCTCGAGTCCCTGGGATTGGCGTAGTCTTCACTGATCTGACCTCTGGCATCCCTGCAAATTTCTCTCGTTTTGTCACCAACCTTCCTGCCTTCCACCGCATCCTCGTCTTTGTCTGTGTAAAATCAGTTCCTGTCCCTTATGTCCCTCCTGCTGAGCGGTATCTTGTGGGTCGAGTGGGTCCTGCAGCTCATCGTTCTTACAGATGTATTGTCCGCTATGGGTACCGTGATGTTCACCAGGATGTTGATTCTTTCGAATCTGAACTCGTTGACAAACTGGCTGATTTTATCCACTATGACTGGTCTCAGAGGCTCACTTCAGGGAACGAGGATGGTGGATCTCAATCTGGCGGATCATCAAGCGAGTGTAGATTGGCAGTGATAGGAACAGTGGCGCTCTCTGGAACACCAGCATTTGAGATAGATGAGAGCTTGCAGCCAGCAAGTGTATCTGTCGGTTTCCTAACTGTAGAGAGCATGACAGATGTCATCGAGATGGAGCCTGTTGGTGTTGTCGAAAGACGAGTGAGGTTTGCAGTTGATGAGTCTGAATCTGATGTGCGGTCTGAAATTGATGTGCAGTTGCAGGAAGAGCTGCAAGATTTGCTCACAGCTCAACAGGCTGGAACTGCATTCATCCTTGGGCATTCCCACGTTAAGGCGAAACAAGGATCATCTCCTCTGAAGAGACTGGCAATTAATTTCGGATACAATTTCCTGAGGAGGAATTGCCGGGGGCCGGATGTGGCACTCAAGGTACCTCCAGTGTCCCTTCTTGAGGTTGGCATGGTCTATATTGTCTAG